The following proteins come from a genomic window of Saccharicrinis carchari:
- a CDS encoding endonuclease/exonuclease/phosphatase family protein: MKRIKIMIALSVCSMMGLSFSCMDQPRTAKAEQTDTLKVLAWNIWHGGHSKAYPGIGCEGTIGILKHSNADVILMVETYGAVHQVADSLGYYHRLLSSNLSVFSRYPITKTYTFPDSISTFNFGGVQIDVEGQPVRVFDTWLHYLPDTRLAPVEKSEEQIIAWEEAGSRDEEIRTILNVLQPFLVQSDSIPVIIGGDFNSHSHLDWTVAARDMYHHGGAVVRWPVSAMLEEAGFKDSFREIHPNPAQYPGVTWLSGIGEDAPQRFDRIDYIYSHGNSIKTIHSETYNANLGDTLQMEGRDFFYASDHGFVLSTFKINR, encoded by the coding sequence ATGAAACGTATAAAAATAATGATTGCGCTGTCGGTTTGCTCTATGATGGGTTTATCTTTCAGTTGTATGGATCAGCCCCGGACGGCGAAAGCTGAACAAACGGATACGCTGAAAGTGCTGGCCTGGAATATATGGCATGGCGGGCATTCAAAGGCCTATCCCGGCATAGGTTGCGAGGGAACCATAGGAATATTGAAACATAGCAATGCCGATGTTATTTTGATGGTAGAAACGTATGGGGCTGTGCACCAGGTGGCCGATTCACTCGGCTATTATCATCGCTTATTGTCGAGCAACCTGTCGGTTTTCAGCCGTTACCCCATTACAAAAACCTACACTTTCCCCGACAGTATCAGTACTTTTAATTTCGGCGGGGTACAGATAGACGTGGAAGGTCAACCGGTCCGTGTGTTCGATACATGGCTACATTACCTGCCCGACACACGTTTGGCTCCCGTAGAAAAGAGCGAAGAGCAAATCATTGCATGGGAAGAGGCCGGATCGCGCGACGAGGAAATCAGGACAATACTGAATGTGCTGCAACCCTTCCTGGTCCAAAGCGACAGCATCCCCGTAATTATTGGCGGCGATTTCAACAGCCACTCCCATCTCGACTGGACAGTGGCTGCCCGCGATATGTACCATCATGGCGGGGCGGTGGTGCGATGGCCTGTTTCGGCCATGCTGGAAGAGGCAGGATTCAAAGATTCATTCCGGGAAATCCACCCAAACCCAGCTCAATATCCCGGCGTTACCTGGCTAAGCGGCATAGGAGAAGATGCGCCCCAACGATTCGACCGTATCGACTACATTTATTCTCACGGTAACAGTATAAAAACAATCCACTCAGAAACTTACAATGCCAACTTGGGGGATACGTTGCAGATGGAAGGAAGAGATTTCTTTTATGCCTCCGATCATGGTTTCGTATTGTCAACCTTTAAAATAAACCGATGA
- a CDS encoding alkaline phosphatase family protein: MQILNIFLVMTFLLVANIHAQKVKKVLFIGVDGVRGDALQEAPTPNIDLLNKRATYSYHALNTCITVSGPGWSNIFTGVLDDKHKVVDNGFKNTNLDKHPDILSIIKEKKPEFQTAAFYTWVPIGIILNRADMRIEREYAMGGDAYIHRLAQDYLTNETADATVVYYADPDIAGHNHGFTIEAHEYYREIVQFDRYVGDLMDAINARPNRANEEWLIVSTSDHGGFKTWHGGEHLSERNVFVIVAGDNIVSREIKRSNTMPIKPEDTLPVVELEKYGFQNVPTTFDIAPTILQFLDIEISGYNFDGKSLLKLYAEP; encoded by the coding sequence ATGCAGATTTTAAATATTTTTTTAGTGATGACCTTTTTGCTTGTTGCGAACATACATGCACAAAAGGTAAAAAAAGTTCTTTTTATCGGGGTAGACGGAGTGCGGGGAGATGCCCTTCAGGAAGCACCTACCCCTAATATCGACCTGTTGAATAAACGGGCCACGTATAGCTACCACGCTTTAAATACATGTATTACAGTGAGCGGACCGGGTTGGAGCAACATATTTACCGGCGTTTTGGACGATAAGCATAAAGTGGTGGACAATGGATTTAAAAATACAAACCTGGACAAGCATCCCGATATTTTATCCATCATAAAGGAGAAAAAACCAGAGTTCCAAACCGCCGCTTTCTATACCTGGGTGCCCATCGGCATCATCCTTAATCGTGCCGATATGCGCATTGAGCGCGAATACGCAATGGGTGGCGATGCGTATATCCATCGCTTGGCACAAGATTATCTGACAAATGAAACTGCCGACGCTACGGTGGTTTATTATGCCGATCCCGATATTGCGGGCCATAATCATGGCTTCACCATCGAAGCACATGAATATTACCGCGAAATAGTCCAATTCGACCGTTATGTTGGTGATTTAATGGATGCCATTAACGCTCGCCCTAACCGGGCAAATGAGGAGTGGCTCATCGTTTCCACTTCCGATCATGGGGGTTTTAAAACCTGGCACGGGGGTGAACATCTCAGCGAGCGCAATGTATTTGTGATAGTGGCCGGGGATAATATAGTATCCCGGGAAATAAAAAGGAGTAACACAATGCCGATTAAACCGGAAGATACCCTCCCGGTGGTGGAGCTCGAAAAATATGGTTTTCAAAATGTACCCACAACCTTTGACATAGCGCCAACGATATTACAATTTTTGGATATCGAAATCTCAGGATATAATTTTGATGGTAAATCATTGTTAAAATTATATGCTGAACCTTAG